The following coding sequences lie in one Actinomyces capricornis genomic window:
- a CDS encoding aminoglycoside phosphotransferase family protein: MTTSTLSALQGVLDADTLSELTGAQVRAVRLRIKPGVSVLVGLADRGTGRTAGWARLLWPVSASKAVKVQQRAERHGLEVITRTLRDGLVLQTGVVEADPKLAPYLAQARQHGLLGDWDAGQVLRYNPSRRLVLRRDDGVLRIRTAPGPRAEQIHRAVGRLVPAPALKELGGRWDSGRYSLQELCGTTDLERSPDRQDTRRAGELLARLHASTQELDEGLRRRLPHMPPSARRLAQTHARILEPLAPELAARTRQVAQLMPDELAGPAVLIHGDASPDQVLRDPATGRLWLTDFDRTGLGPAVADLGSYLAVCPLEMGRPLLEGYEQGGGSLPDPDQLRRAIALAELSRLAEPLRHADPDWRQAIEERIGRLENAGAQA, translated from the coding sequence ATGACCACCTCGACACTCAGCGCCCTGCAAGGGGTGCTCGACGCCGATACCCTCAGTGAGCTCACCGGTGCGCAGGTGCGCGCGGTGCGGCTGCGCATCAAGCCGGGAGTCTCCGTGCTGGTGGGGCTGGCCGACCGCGGCACGGGGCGCACCGCGGGCTGGGCGCGCCTGCTGTGGCCGGTCTCGGCCTCCAAGGCCGTCAAGGTCCAGCAGCGCGCCGAGCGCCACGGGCTGGAGGTCATCACCCGCACACTGCGCGATGGGCTGGTCCTTCAGACCGGAGTGGTGGAGGCCGACCCCAAGCTGGCCCCCTACCTGGCCCAGGCGCGCCAGCACGGCCTGCTGGGCGATTGGGACGCCGGCCAGGTCCTGCGCTACAACCCCTCACGGCGCCTGGTGCTGCGCCGCGACGACGGCGTGCTGCGCATCCGCACCGCCCCCGGGCCGCGCGCGGAGCAGATCCACCGCGCCGTGGGCCGCCTGGTGCCCGCGCCCGCTCTCAAGGAGCTGGGCGGGCGATGGGACTCCGGGCGCTACAGCCTCCAGGAGCTGTGCGGCACCACCGACCTGGAGCGCTCCCCCGATCGGCAGGACACCCGCCGGGCCGGTGAGCTGCTGGCCCGCCTGCACGCCTCCACCCAGGAGCTCGACGAGGGCCTGCGCCGGCGCCTGCCCCATATGCCGCCCTCGGCCCGCCGCCTGGCCCAGACCCACGCGCGCATCCTGGAGCCCCTGGCCCCCGAGCTGGCCGCCCGGACGCGGCAGGTGGCCCAGCTGATGCCCGATGAGCTCGCGGGGCCGGCGGTCCTCATCCACGGCGATGCCTCCCCCGACCAGGTGCTGCGCGACCCGGCCACCGGCCGCCTCTGGCTGACCGACTTCGACCGCACGGGGCTGGGCCCGGCCGTGGCCGACCTGGGCTCCTACCTCGCGGTCTGCCCGCTTGAGATGGGCCGGCCACTGCTGGAGGGCTACGAGCAGGGCGGGGGGAGCCTGCCGGATCCGGACCAGTTGCGCCGGGCCATCGCCCTGGCCGAGCTCTCGCGTCTGGCCGAGCCGCTGCGCCACGCCGATCCCGACTGGAGGCAGGCCATCGAGGAGCGGATCGGTCGTCTGGAGAATGCAGGAGCGCAGGCATGA
- a CDS encoding glycosyltransferase family 4 protein, which translates to MRIAYICMDPGIPVFGTKGASVHVQEVIREMRALGHEVVLYAARLGDHRPGDLDDLVVEHIPVRAQDPALRERAQVRAAQHAVELVVGQGADLVYERYSLFSAALSGIVEELGIPGVLEVNSPLIEEQREHRSLADESLARRVLRAQVSSATSVVCVSDPVAQWVRSVVVDGEEGPAGDGAVAPAPQHVHTVPNGVSVRRIQPQPEAADGPDGVVVTFVGTLKPWHGVADLLEAASASQGGWSLRILGDGPQMDALRARAAELGVAVDFRGAIPPQDMPAHLAGSAIGVAPYPDLGGEEQQYFSPLKVLEYLAAGLPVVASAVGQVPLLLEGVGVLVPPSDPVSLARELDALAAEPQRRADLGRRGRRRAEERHSWSSVVSTILATVEVR; encoded by the coding sequence ATGCGCATCGCCTACATCTGCATGGATCCGGGCATCCCGGTCTTCGGCACCAAGGGGGCCTCGGTCCACGTCCAGGAGGTCATCCGCGAGATGCGGGCCCTGGGCCACGAGGTGGTCCTGTATGCGGCGCGCTTGGGCGACCACCGCCCCGGCGACCTGGACGATCTGGTCGTGGAGCACATCCCGGTGCGCGCCCAGGACCCGGCCCTGCGCGAGCGGGCCCAGGTCCGGGCGGCCCAGCACGCCGTGGAGCTGGTGGTCGGCCAGGGGGCGGACCTGGTCTACGAGCGCTACTCCCTGTTCAGCGCCGCGCTGTCCGGGATCGTCGAGGAGCTGGGCATCCCCGGGGTCCTGGAGGTCAACTCCCCCCTCATCGAGGAGCAGCGCGAGCACCGCAGCCTGGCTGATGAGTCCCTGGCCCGGCGGGTACTGCGCGCACAGGTCTCCAGCGCCACGAGTGTCGTGTGCGTCTCCGATCCGGTGGCGCAGTGGGTGCGCTCGGTCGTCGTCGACGGCGAGGAGGGCCCTGCGGGCGATGGCGCCGTGGCCCCGGCCCCCCAGCACGTGCACACCGTCCCCAACGGGGTGAGCGTGCGGCGCATCCAGCCCCAGCCCGAGGCCGCCGACGGCCCCGACGGCGTTGTGGTCACCTTCGTGGGCACCCTCAAGCCCTGGCACGGAGTCGCCGACCTGCTGGAGGCGGCCAGTGCCTCCCAGGGCGGCTGGAGCCTGCGCATCCTGGGCGACGGCCCGCAGATGGACGCCCTGCGGGCCCGCGCCGCCGAGCTGGGGGTGGCGGTGGACTTCCGCGGTGCGATCCCGCCGCAGGACATGCCCGCCCACCTGGCGGGCTCGGCGATCGGGGTGGCGCCCTACCCGGACCTGGGAGGCGAGGAGCAGCAGTACTTCTCCCCCCTGAAGGTCCTGGAGTACCTGGCCGCCGGACTGCCAGTGGTGGCCTCCGCCGTCGGGCAGGTGCCCCTGCTGCTGGAGGGTGTGGGCGTGCTGGTACCGCCCTCTGACCCCGTGAGCCTGGCCCGCGAGCTCGACGCCCTGGCCGCCGAGCCGCAGCGGCGCGCCGACCTGGGGCGCCGTGGCAGGCGCCGTGCTGAGGAGCGCCACTCCTGGAGCTCGGTGGTCTCCACCATCCTGGCGACGGTGGAGGTGCGATGA
- a CDS encoding ABC transporter ATP-binding protein: MVGGTVALLAEVAFRVLEPWPMKIVVDSVVASLGTSTGTAPAGLRMLLGLGAVLVGIVAARALCNYLATVAFALVGSRTAASLRARAFEHVQGLSQQFHARNRSADTVQRLISDVNRMQEVAVTAGLPLAANVLTLVVMLVVMVVLDPLLAMIVVLAVGAFVLTSSGSSKRITAASLRSRRSEGNLANTAQEALGAIKVVQAYGLEPLLQERFSGVNTVSLREGVRSRRIAARLERSTDVIVGVATAVVMVGGGLRVLEGAMTPGDLVLFTTYLRTTMKPLRDMAKYTGRIARATASGERVADLMAVEPDIVSPDRGRELRSVRGLLRFEEVRAAYEGVEVLHGVSLSVMPGEHVALVGPSGSGKSTLASLVVRAMDPTSGTVSLDGHPLTELSLGPLRSQVSVLHQEAVLLTGTIRENIRLGRPGASDEEVEQAARAAHAHDFISAMPQGYDTEVGERGGTLSGGQRQRVAIARAFLRDSRLVVLDEATTGLDPKSVGLVLDAIEDLVSGRTTLTVTHEPQAALRADRIVWLQDGRILMDGSPQRLLRTSAILRAWAGSEQGEEQDAYGHRQGGDEEPGRDVPQEQGRPQRLSDGQDQHDPEQSRGPEQQDPQASDDCEPEPADQEPEPQESGARI; the protein is encoded by the coding sequence ATGGTCGGCGGAACCGTGGCCCTCCTGGCGGAGGTCGCCTTCCGGGTCCTGGAGCCCTGGCCCATGAAGATCGTGGTGGACTCCGTGGTGGCCTCCCTGGGCACCAGCACTGGGACCGCACCGGCCGGCCTGAGGATGCTGCTGGGCCTGGGGGCCGTCCTGGTCGGGATCGTTGCGGCTCGGGCACTGTGCAACTACCTGGCCACCGTGGCCTTCGCCCTGGTGGGCTCGCGCACCGCCGCCTCCCTGAGGGCCCGCGCCTTCGAGCATGTCCAGGGCCTGTCCCAGCAGTTCCACGCCCGCAACCGCAGCGCCGATACCGTCCAGCGCCTCATCTCCGATGTCAACCGCATGCAGGAGGTAGCGGTCACCGCCGGCCTGCCACTGGCCGCCAATGTGCTGACCCTGGTGGTCATGCTGGTGGTCATGGTGGTGCTCGACCCCCTGCTGGCCATGATCGTGGTCCTGGCGGTGGGCGCCTTCGTCCTGACCTCCTCGGGCTCCTCCAAGCGGATCACCGCCGCCTCCCTGCGCAGTCGCCGCTCCGAGGGGAACCTGGCCAACACCGCCCAGGAGGCCCTGGGCGCCATCAAGGTGGTCCAGGCCTACGGCCTGGAGCCCCTGCTCCAGGAGCGCTTCAGCGGCGTCAACACCGTCTCCCTGCGCGAGGGGGTGCGCTCCCGGCGCATCGCCGCGCGCCTGGAGCGCAGCACCGACGTCATCGTCGGAGTGGCCACGGCCGTGGTCATGGTCGGTGGGGGCCTGCGGGTCCTGGAGGGGGCGATGACCCCGGGGGACCTGGTCCTGTTCACCACCTACCTGCGCACCACCATGAAGCCCCTGCGGGACATGGCCAAGTACACCGGCCGGATCGCCCGGGCGACGGCCTCGGGCGAGCGGGTGGCCGATCTCATGGCCGTCGAGCCCGATATCGTCTCCCCCGACCGGGGGCGCGAGCTGCGCTCGGTGCGCGGCCTGCTGCGCTTCGAGGAGGTGCGGGCCGCCTACGAGGGGGTCGAGGTGCTCCACGGCGTCAGCCTCAGTGTCATGCCCGGGGAGCATGTGGCCCTGGTGGGCCCCTCAGGGTCGGGCAAGTCCACCCTGGCCTCCCTGGTGGTGCGGGCCATGGACCCCACCAGCGGCACGGTGAGCCTCGATGGCCATCCCCTGACCGAGCTGAGCCTGGGGCCCCTGCGATCCCAGGTCTCGGTCCTCCACCAGGAGGCGGTGCTACTGACCGGCACTATCCGGGAGAATATTCGCCTGGGGAGGCCCGGCGCCAGTGATGAGGAGGTTGAGCAGGCGGCCCGCGCCGCCCACGCCCACGATTTCATCAGCGCCATGCCCCAGGGCTATGACACCGAGGTGGGCGAGCGCGGCGGGACCCTCTCGGGCGGGCAGCGCCAGCGCGTGGCCATCGCCCGGGCCTTCCTGCGCGACTCCAGGCTCGTGGTCCTCGATGAGGCCACCACCGGCCTGGACCCCAAGTCCGTGGGCCTGGTGCTCGATGCCATCGAGGACCTGGTCTCGGGGCGCACCACCCTGACCGTGACCCACGAGCCCCAGGCGGCCCTGCGCGCCGACCGCATCGTGTGGCTCCAGGACGGCCGCATCCTCATGGACGGCTCTCCGCAGCGCCTGCTGAGGACCTCCGCGATCCTCCGCGCCTGGGCCGGCTCCGAGCAGGGCGAGGAGCAGGACGCGTATGGCCACCGGCAGGGCGGCGATGAGGAGCCGGGGCGCGACGTGCCCCAGGAGCAGGGCCGGCCTCAGCGGCTCAGCGACGGCCAGGACCAGCACGACCCGGAGCAGAGCCGGGGGCCGGAGCAGCAGGACCCGCAGGCCTCCGATGACTGCGAGCCGGAGCCTGCCGACCAGGAGCCCGAGCCCCAGGAGTCAGGAGCCCGCATATGA